In Flavobacterium endoglycinae, one DNA window encodes the following:
- a CDS encoding SufE family protein yields the protein MTIKEIQDEIIDEFSMFDDWMQRYEYIIELGKSLPLIKEEYKTDENLIKGCQSKVWLQGDQQDDKIVFTADSDAILTKGIIAILIRAFSNQKAKDILEADTDFIDEIGLKEHLSATRANGLVSMIKNIKMYALAFDAKNKN from the coding sequence ATGACAATAAAAGAAATACAAGACGAGATAATAGACGAATTTTCAATGTTTGATGACTGGATGCAGCGTTATGAATACATCATTGAATTAGGAAAAAGTCTTCCGTTAATCAAAGAAGAATACAAAACCGACGAGAATTTAATCAAAGGCTGTCAGTCCAAAGTTTGGTTACAAGGTGACCAGCAAGATGATAAAATTGTTTTCACGGCAGACAGCGATGCTATTTTGACAAAAGGAATTATTGCGATTCTAATTCGTGCTTTTTCAAATCAAAAGGCAAAAGATATTCTGGAAGCAGATACTGATTTTATTGACGAAATTGGATTAAAAGAACATTTATCTGCGACGCGTGCCAACGGTTTGGTTTCGATGATTAAAAACATCAAAATGTACGCTTTGGCTTTTGATGCTAAAAACAAAAATTAA
- a CDS encoding aminotransferase class V-fold PLP-dependent enzyme produces MLDIQKIRADFPILSQTVNGKPLVYFDNGATSQKPQVVIDAEVKYYNEINANIHRGVHTLSQLATDAYEVSRGKVKEHINAKHAHEVLFTSGTTHGINLVSNGFASILKPGDEVVVSSLEHHSNIVPWQMLCEKTGAILKVIPINDNGELIIEEFDKLLSEKTKIVTVNHISNALGIINPIKYIIDKAHAVGAAVLIDGAQAVPHLKPDVQELDCDFYAFSGHKMCGPTGTGILYGKEEWLNKLPPYQGGGEMIKEVTFEKTTYADLPHKFEAGTPNIAGGIVLGTAIDYLNSVGFENIQAYEHELLEHATKRLSEIEGIRIYGTGKNKASVISFNIDGIHPYDVGSIVDKLGIAVRTGHHCAQPIMNFFCIPGTIRASFSFYNTKEEIDTMVDAVKKAQTMLS; encoded by the coding sequence ATGCTAGATATTCAAAAAATAAGAGCTGATTTCCCAATACTTTCTCAAACTGTAAACGGAAAGCCATTAGTATATTTCGACAACGGAGCTACTTCGCAAAAACCACAAGTTGTAATTGATGCTGAAGTAAAATATTATAACGAAATCAACGCTAACATTCACCGTGGCGTTCACACTTTAAGCCAGTTAGCAACTGATGCTTATGAAGTTTCTCGTGGTAAAGTAAAAGAGCATATCAACGCAAAACATGCTCACGAAGTCCTTTTTACTTCTGGAACAACGCACGGAATAAACTTAGTCTCAAACGGTTTTGCTTCTATTTTAAAACCTGGAGATGAAGTCGTTGTTTCTTCTTTAGAACATCACAGTAATATTGTGCCTTGGCAGATGTTATGCGAGAAAACTGGTGCAATTTTAAAAGTTATTCCAATCAATGATAATGGAGAATTAATCATTGAAGAATTTGATAAGTTACTTTCCGAAAAAACAAAAATCGTTACCGTAAATCATATTTCGAACGCATTGGGAATCATTAACCCAATTAAATATATCATAGACAAAGCTCATGCTGTTGGCGCTGCAGTTCTAATTGATGGCGCACAGGCTGTTCCGCATTTAAAACCAGATGTTCAAGAATTAGATTGTGATTTTTATGCTTTTTCAGGTCATAAAATGTGCGGTCCAACTGGAACTGGAATTCTTTACGGAAAAGAAGAATGGCTAAACAAACTTCCTCCTTATCAAGGCGGTGGTGAAATGATCAAAGAAGTTACTTTCGAGAAAACAACTTATGCTGACCTTCCTCATAAATTTGAAGCTGGAACTCCAAACATCGCGGGCGGAATCGTATTAGGAACAGCAATTGATTATTTAAACAGTGTTGGTTTCGAAAACATTCAGGCATACGAGCATGAACTTTTAGAACACGCTACAAAACGTTTATCTGAAATTGAAGGCATCAGAATCTATGGAACAGGAAAAAATAAAGCTTCTGTAATTTCGTTTAATATTGATGGAATCCATCCGTATGATGTTGGTTCTATTGTAGATAAATTAGGAATTGCGGTTAGAACAGGACATCATTGTGCACAACCAATCATGAATTTCTTCTGTATTCCAGGAACAATTCGTGCTTCGTTTTCTTTCTATAATACAAAAGAAGAAATTGACACAATGGTCGATGCTGTGAAAAAAGCACAAACAATGTTAAGCTAA